A region from the Aegilops tauschii subsp. strangulata cultivar AL8/78 chromosome 5, Aet v6.0, whole genome shotgun sequence genome encodes:
- the LOC109736343 gene encoding uncharacterized protein produces MADAGDDLDLLLSLDEDGDQAVLETPPSSPSRPAAAAATGYGAFTPPRAVARPGGTDMSVFRDAVKDYIEAVPASTSGSGPSRPKLPKSNQTLVDTYSGLRIKHMAVSPLEIANRFADIRFVRISAFKSLAGGDFFSGCWATAGVVLDKGTKRVSAQGKDYSIWKMGALDDSEVSVFLFGDAHTHYSGGAVGDVFALFNGNVRMDKGGQGFSVSVGSVGQMMKMGVSADFSICKGTRKDGMACTMATNKRKGPYCKYHSSNTSAQKYSTGRVELKGGNFQFASKLRSNGIYMVKPPSERSDPRNPSRPLKVMSVDGLKRALSNADKVTTKNNSQGIRFLSHVTGGTEPNLVSNSTSTVVQKPMSTWSTLSEKLSSGRRPASSGTKVGAPKPASQKQEQEAKRRKVNNPSGNTIELDLGSSDDDEINIVLRR; encoded by the exons ATGGCGGACGCCGGCGACGACCTGGACCTGCTCCTGTCGCTGGACGAGGACGGCGACCAGGCCGTCCTCGAGACCCCTCCGTCCTCCCcctcgcgccccgccgccgccgccgccaccggctaCGGCGCCTTCACGCCCCCGAGGGCCGTGGCGCGCCCGGGCGGCACCGACATGTCCGTCTTCCGCGACGCCGTCAAGGACTACATCGAGGCCGTCCCGGCCTCCACCTCCGGCTCGGGCCCCAGCCGCCCCAAGCTCCCCAAATCCAACCAAACCCTCGTCGACACCTACTCCGGCCTCCGCATCAAGCACATGGCCGTCTCGCCGCTCGAGATCGCCAACCGCTTCGCCGACATCCGATTCGTCCGCATCTCCGCGTTCAA GAGCCTGGCCGGCGGGGACTTCTTCTCCGGCTGCTGGGCGACCGCCGGCGTGGTGCTGGACAAGGGCACGAAGCGGGTGAGCGCGCAGGGGAAGGACTACAGCATCTGGAAGATGGGCGCGCTGGACGACTCCGAGGTGTCGGTGTTCCTCTTCGGGGACGCCCACACCCACTACTCCGGCGGCGCCGTCGGCGACGTCTTCGCGCTGTTCAACGGCAACGTCCGCATGGACAAGGGG GGGCAAGGGTTCTCGGTGAGCGTTGGCTCGGTGGGGCAGATGATGAAGATGGGCGTCTCGGCGGATTTCAGCATCTGCAAAGGGACGAGGAAAGATGGGATGGCCTGCACCATGGCCACAAACAA GCGCAAGGGACCATACTGCAAATATCATTCATCG AACACATCAGCACAGAAATATTCTACTGGCAGAGTGGAGCTTAAGGGTGG AAACTTCCAGTTTGCTTCCAAACTTCGTTCCAATGGGATTTACATGGTCAAGCCTCCCTCAGAACGATCCGATCCGAGAAATCCATCACGACCACTGAAAGTAATGTCAGTCGATGGTTTAAAAAGGGCTTTAAG TAATGCGGATAAAGTGACCACTAAGAACAACTCTCAGGGTATAAGGTTCCTCTCCCATGTCACAG GCGGCACGGAACCGAATCTCGTGAGCAACAGTACTTCGACAGTTGTACAGAAGCCGATGTCGACCTGGAGCACCCTCTCGGAGAAGCTGAGCTCGGGCAGAAG GCCGGCATCTTCTGGCACCAAGGTAGGAGCGCCCAAACCGGCCTCGCAGAAGCAGGAACAAGAGGCCAAAAGGAGAAAGGTGAACAACCCTTCGGGGAACACGATCGAGCTGGACCTAGGCAGCTCGGACGACGACGAGATCAACATAGTGCTGCGACGCTAG
- the LOC109736327 gene encoding probable aldo-keto reductase 2, with protein sequence MAAAPATTAVVVPRMKLGSQGLEVSALGLGCMGMSAYYGPPKPEPDMVALIHHAVAAGVTLLDTSDIYGPHTNELLLGKALQGGVRGKVQLATKFGILAGADGARAIRGDPAYVRAACEGSLERLGVECIDLYYQHRVDVSVPIEVTMGELKKLVEEGKINYIGLSEASASTIRRAHAVHPITAVQLEWSLWSRDVEKDIIPTCRELGIGIVAYSPLGRGFFSSGPKLVDTLSEQDFRKDLPRFQAENLEKNTMVFERVSTMAARKGCTASQLALAWVHHQGNDVCPIPGTTKVDNFNQNVAALSVKLAPEEMAELESYASADVAGDRYHDFLNTWQDSETPPMSSWKAE encoded by the exons ATGGCTGCTGCTCCGGCGACGACGGCGGTGGTGGTGCCGCGGATGAAGCTGGGCTCGCAGGGGCTGGAGGTGTCGGCGCTGGGGCTTGGCTGCATGGGCATGTCCGCCTACTACGGGCCGCCCAAGCCCGAGCCCGACATGGTCGCGCTCATCCAccacgccgtcgccgccggcgtCACCCTCCTCGACACCTCCGACATCTACGGCCCGCACACCAACGAGCTCCTCCTCGGCAAGGCGCTGCAGGGAGGGGTGAGGGGCAAGGTGCAGCTGGCGACCAAGTTCGGCATCCTCGCTGGCGCCGACGGCGCGCGGGCGATCCGCGGCGACCCGGCGTACGTGCGCGCGGCGTGCGAGGGAAGCCTCGAGCGCCTCGGCGTAGAATGCATCGACCTCTACTACCAGCACCGCGTCGACGTCAGCGTGCCCATCGAGGTCACG ATGGGTGAACTCAAGAAACTGGTTGAAGAGGGGAAGATAAACTACATTGGGTTGTCCGAAGCATCGGCGTCGACTATCCGAAGAGCGCACGCGGTTCATCCCATAACCGCCGTCCAGCTAGAGTGGTCGTTGTGGTCGAGAGATGTCGAGAAAGACATAATCCCTACTTGCAG GGAACTTGGCATTGGAATTGTGGCGTACAGCCCGTTGGGCAGAGGGTTCTTCTCTAGTGGGCCAAAGCTGGTCGACACGCTGTCTGAACAAGACTTTCGCAAG GACTTACCAAGATTCCAAGCTGAAAACCTTGAGAAGAACACCATGGTATTTGAGCGGGTTAGCACGATGGCGGCGAGGAAGGGGTGCACGGCGTCGCAGCTTGCACTTGCCTGGGTTCACCATCAGGGGAATGATGTGTGCCCCATACCAGGAACCACAAAGGTCGACAACTTCAACCAGAATGTGGCGGCGCTGTCCGTGAAGCTCGCCCCAGAGGAGATGGCCGAGCTTGAGTCCTACGCGTCGGCGGATGTTGCGGGTGATCGCTACCATGATTTCCTGAACACTTGGCAGGATTCTGAGACCCCTCCCATGTCATCCTGGAAGGCCGAGTGA